Proteins from one Ramlibacter sp. PS4R-6 genomic window:
- the ilvN gene encoding acetolactate synthase small subunit, translated as MKHIIAVLLENEPGALSRVVGLFSARGYNIESLTVAPTEDPSLSRMTIQTTGSDDVIEQITKHLNRLIEVVKVVDLTEGAYTERELMMVKVRAVGKEREEMKRMADIFRGRIIDVTEKSYTIELTGDQAKNDAFLEAIDRTAILETVRTGSSGIGRGERILRV; from the coding sequence ATGAAACACATCATCGCAGTGCTGCTGGAGAACGAGCCGGGTGCTCTCTCCCGCGTCGTGGGCCTTTTCTCGGCCCGCGGCTACAACATCGAATCGCTCACGGTGGCGCCGACGGAAGACCCGTCGCTGTCCCGCATGACGATCCAGACCACGGGCTCGGACGACGTGATCGAACAGATCACCAAGCACCTGAACCGCCTCATCGAGGTGGTGAAAGTCGTCGACCTCACCGAAGGCGCCTACACCGAGCGCGAGCTCATGATGGTGAAGGTGCGCGCGGTGGGCAAGGAACGCGAGGAGATGAAGCGCATGGCCGACATCTTCCGCGGCCGCATCATCGACGTGACCGAGAAGAGCTACACCATCGAATTGACCGGCGACCAGGCGAAGAACGACGCGTTCCTGGAAGCGATCGACCGCACCGCCATCCTCGAGACCGTCCGCACGGGCAGCTCGGGCATCGGCCGCGGCGAGAGGATCCTGCGCGTCTAG
- the ilvC gene encoding ketol-acid reductoisomerase, which yields MKVYYDKDCDLSLIKGKTVAIIGYGSQGHAHAQNLNDSGVKVVVGLRPGGASWPKVEKAGLKVAAVNEAVKMADVVMILLPDEQIAEVYRKDVEPNIKQGASLAFAHGFNVHYGQVVPRADLDVWMVAPKAPGHTVRNTYTQGGGVPHLVAVHQDKSGKARDLALSYAMANGGGKAGIIETNFREETETDLFGEQAVLCGGTVELIKAGFEVLVEAGYAPEMAYFECLHELKLIVDLIYEGGIANMNYSISNNAEYGEYVTGPKVVNAQTKEIMRQCLRDIQTGEYAKSFIIENRAGAPTLQSRRRLMGEHQIEVVGEKLRAMMPWIKANKLVDKARN from the coding sequence ATGAAGGTTTATTACGACAAGGACTGCGACCTGAGCCTGATCAAGGGCAAGACGGTGGCCATCATCGGTTACGGCTCGCAAGGCCATGCGCACGCGCAGAACCTCAACGACAGCGGCGTGAAGGTCGTCGTCGGCCTGCGCCCGGGCGGCGCATCGTGGCCGAAGGTCGAGAAGGCCGGCCTGAAGGTCGCGGCCGTGAACGAGGCCGTGAAGATGGCCGACGTGGTCATGATCCTGCTGCCCGACGAGCAGATCGCCGAGGTGTACCGCAAGGACGTCGAGCCGAACATCAAGCAGGGCGCATCGCTGGCCTTCGCCCACGGCTTCAACGTGCACTACGGCCAGGTCGTGCCGCGCGCCGACCTCGACGTGTGGATGGTCGCCCCCAAGGCGCCGGGCCACACGGTGCGCAACACCTACACGCAAGGCGGCGGCGTGCCCCACCTCGTGGCGGTGCACCAGGACAAGAGCGGCAAGGCGCGTGACCTCGCCCTCTCGTACGCGATGGCCAACGGCGGCGGCAAGGCCGGCATCATCGAGACGAACTTCCGCGAAGAGACCGAGACCGACCTCTTCGGCGAGCAGGCCGTGCTGTGCGGCGGCACCGTGGAGCTGATCAAGGCCGGCTTCGAAGTGCTGGTGGAAGCCGGCTACGCGCCCGAGATGGCGTACTTCGAGTGCCTGCACGAGCTCAAGCTGATCGTCGACCTGATCTACGAAGGCGGCATCGCCAACATGAACTACTCGATCTCCAACAACGCGGAGTACGGCGAGTACGTGACGGGCCCGAAGGTCGTGAACGCGCAGACCAAGGAAATCATGCGCCAGTGCCTGCGCGACATCCAGACGGGCGAGTACGCCAAGAGCTTCATCATCGAGAACCGCGCGGGTGCGCCCACGCTGCAGTCGCGCCGCCGCCTGATGGGCGAGCACCAGATCGAGGTGGTCGGCGAGAAGCTGCGCGCGATGATGCCGTGGATCAAGGCGAACAAGCTGGTCGACAAAGCGCGCAACTGA
- the pssA gene encoding CDP-diacylglycerol--serine O-phosphatidyltransferase yields the protein MHDGHEHDHEAADDAPMVVRKRRKGIYILPNLFTLAALFGGFYAIVMAMDGRFDLAGIGIFCAMVLDSLDGRVARMTNTQSAFGEQMDSLSDMVSFGAAPALVAYEWALRGLGRWGWFAAFVYCACAALRLARFNVNTQVVDKRFFQGLPSPAAAALVAGFIWLMNDLGWKGYELQWVMFGFALYAGLTMVTNVPFYSFKDVRMKQTVPFIVIVAIALGIAVITIHPPTVLFALFVIYSLSGYVFYALRRTRGEPTSVIATSTDEPDERGLHK from the coding sequence ATGCACGACGGACACGAACACGACCACGAAGCGGCCGACGACGCGCCGATGGTCGTGCGCAAGCGCCGCAAGGGCATCTACATCCTGCCCAACCTGTTCACGCTGGCGGCGCTGTTCGGCGGTTTCTACGCGATCGTGATGGCGATGGACGGCCGCTTCGACCTGGCCGGCATCGGCATCTTCTGCGCCATGGTGCTGGACAGCCTGGACGGCCGCGTCGCGCGGATGACCAATACGCAAAGCGCCTTCGGCGAGCAGATGGATTCGCTGTCGGACATGGTGTCCTTCGGCGCGGCGCCGGCCCTCGTGGCTTACGAATGGGCCTTGCGCGGCCTGGGCCGGTGGGGCTGGTTCGCGGCCTTCGTGTATTGCGCCTGCGCCGCACTGCGCCTGGCGCGCTTCAACGTGAACACCCAGGTGGTGGACAAGCGCTTCTTCCAGGGCCTGCCGTCGCCGGCCGCCGCCGCCCTCGTCGCCGGCTTCATCTGGCTCATGAACGACCTGGGCTGGAAAGGCTATGAACTGCAGTGGGTGATGTTCGGCTTCGCCCTCTACGCGGGCCTCACGATGGTGACCAACGTGCCGTTCTACAGCTTCAAGGACGTGCGGATGAAGCAGACCGTGCCTTTCATCGTCATCGTGGCCATCGCCCTGGGCATCGCGGTGATCACCATCCACCCGCCCACGGTGCTCTTTGCCCTGTTCGTGATCTACAGCCTGTCGGGGTACGTGTTCTATGCGCTGCGGCGCACGCGCGGCGAGCCGACCAGCGTCATCGCCACGTCCACGGACGAACCGGACGAGCGCGGCCTCCACAAGTAA
- the leuA gene encoding 2-isopropylmalate synthase: MLKNPATKYRAFAPVRLTDRTWPDAVIAKPPIWCSVDLRDGNQALIEPMDIPRKLRMFETLVGVGFKEIEVGFPSASQIEYDFVRKLIEEDLIPADVTIQVLTQAREELIRKTFESLRGARRVIVHLYNATAPVMRKVVLGLDEDGIVQLATSQARLFQELAAQQPETDWVFQYSPEMFSGTELAFAKRVVDAVTDVWQPTPARKCIINLPSTVEHSTPNIFADMIEWMHRNMARRDSVVLSIHPHNDRGTGTAAGEFAIMAGADRLEGCLFGNGERTGNLDLVNVALNLYSQGVDPGLDFSDIDEIRRTVEHCNQLPVHPRHPYAGDLVYTSFSGSHQDAIKKAFAARKEGDTWDMPYLPIDPKDVGRSYEAVIRVNSQSGKGGISYLLEAEYGLELPRRLQIEFSRVVQDAMDATGKEFTAHDIFDLFEREYGLHTVEAPKNQSIEDGQGATGALVRLAAEAVFNGERLPVIGTGNGPIDAFVEGLSLACGETIRVLDYHEHAIGAGANAQAVAYLELRVGQQTLFGVGIDSNIVSASLKAIISGVQRATASAHSGDRNAAWQTS, from the coding sequence ATGTTGAAGAACCCCGCCACCAAGTACCGAGCCTTCGCGCCGGTGCGCCTGACCGACCGCACGTGGCCGGATGCGGTGATCGCCAAGCCGCCCATCTGGTGCAGCGTGGACCTGCGCGACGGCAACCAGGCGCTGATCGAGCCCATGGACATCCCGCGCAAGCTGCGCATGTTCGAGACGCTGGTGGGCGTGGGCTTCAAGGAGATCGAGGTCGGCTTCCCCTCGGCCTCGCAGATCGAATACGACTTCGTCCGCAAGCTGATCGAGGAAGACCTGATCCCCGCCGACGTGACGATCCAGGTGCTGACGCAGGCGCGCGAGGAGTTGATCCGCAAGACCTTCGAATCGCTGCGCGGCGCGCGGCGCGTGATCGTGCACCTGTACAACGCCACCGCGCCCGTGATGCGCAAGGTGGTGCTGGGGCTCGACGAGGACGGCATCGTGCAGCTCGCCACTTCCCAGGCCCGCCTGTTCCAGGAACTGGCGGCGCAGCAGCCGGAAACCGACTGGGTCTTCCAGTACTCGCCCGAGATGTTCTCCGGCACCGAGCTTGCGTTTGCCAAGCGCGTGGTCGACGCGGTCACGGACGTGTGGCAACCGACGCCGGCCCGCAAGTGCATCATCAACCTGCCTTCGACGGTCGAGCACTCCACGCCGAATATCTTCGCGGACATGATCGAGTGGATGCACCGGAACATGGCCCGGCGCGATTCCGTGGTGCTGTCGATCCACCCGCACAACGACCGCGGCACCGGCACGGCCGCCGGCGAGTTCGCGATCATGGCCGGCGCCGACCGCCTCGAAGGCTGCCTCTTCGGCAACGGCGAGCGCACCGGCAACCTCGACCTGGTGAACGTCGCGCTCAACCTGTATTCGCAGGGCGTGGACCCCGGCCTGGACTTCTCCGACATCGACGAGATCCGCCGCACGGTCGAGCACTGCAACCAGCTGCCGGTGCACCCGCGCCACCCCTACGCCGGCGACCTCGTGTACACGTCGTTCTCGGGCTCGCACCAGGACGCGATCAAGAAGGCCTTTGCGGCCCGCAAGGAGGGCGACACCTGGGACATGCCTTACCTGCCGATCGATCCCAAGGACGTGGGCCGCAGCTACGAGGCGGTGATCCGCGTCAACAGCCAGTCGGGCAAGGGCGGCATCTCCTACCTGCTCGAAGCGGAATACGGGCTGGAGCTGCCGCGCCGCCTGCAGATCGAGTTCAGCCGGGTGGTCCAGGACGCGATGGACGCCACCGGCAAGGAGTTCACCGCGCACGACATCTTCGACCTGTTCGAGCGCGAGTACGGCCTGCACACGGTCGAAGCGCCGAAGAACCAGTCCATCGAGGACGGGCAGGGCGCCACGGGCGCGCTGGTGCGCCTGGCCGCCGAGGCCGTCTTCAACGGCGAACGCCTGCCCGTCATCGGCACGGGCAACGGGCCGATCGACGCCTTCGTCGAGGGTCTTTCCCTCGCGTGCGGCGAGACGATCCGGGTGCTGGACTACCACGAACACGCCATCGGCGCCGGCGCCAATGCCCAGGCCGTGGCCTACCTCGAACTGCGCGTGGGCCAGCAGACGCTCTTTGGCGTCGGCATCGATTCGAATATCGTCTCGGCTTCGCTCAAGGCCATCATTTCGGGCGTCCAGCGCGCAACGGCCTCGGCCCATTCAGGAGACAGGAACGCGGCATGGCAGACCAGCTGA